DNA sequence from the Rattus rattus isolate New Zealand chromosome 2, Rrattus_CSIRO_v1, whole genome shotgun sequence genome:
TACGACATAGCTACGCACTACCTCACCCTGCCCCTTAGTCCTCACTTCTGGCTCCTGTTGCATCCTGGGAGACCGGTTTCCTATTGGCCCAGGGGAAGATGAATGGACAACTTTTCATGCTGTTGGGACAGTGGGGAAATTTCAGTTGTTAACAAAAACTGGAGGATAAACAATAAAATCAATTGTGTTTTTCCttccaaaaagaaattatatttttcattttgtgtccTGATTTGTTATTTTTGATGCTTTGGTAGATGTCACCAGTGAACTATGGGCATTgcgggattttttgttttgttttttggacaaggtctctgtgtagcccaggctggcctcagactcccaattctcctgcttctaccccTCTGGTGCCCTCTCCTAGTGCCGGGGTAATAAGGTGGGTGTCACCGTGCCAGGCAGCACCAACTTTCACCCTCATTAAAGTTACACTTTCAGCTCACCACTTGCCTTGTATGGTACGTAATTCTGTAGTCCTTTCCCTGCAGCACACACGCCTGATTTCACAGGTTGGCTAGCTCAGACATGAGCTCACCATTGGCCATTGCTGTTCAGAAAGACATTCTACAGATTCGCGTTTTCAAATCTGATTTAAGCACAAGTGTGTCAGGGACTGAAACACAGCATCTACTTGTTCACCTTGGAAAGAGGCCAGCCATCGGTAAGGCGTGCGTACCAACTCCCCTGCCTGTACCAAGTATCCATAGACTTGTTCACTCACATACAAATTCACAGCCCGTCAGGTTTTATCCACAAATGAAGATTGCCATCACATTATTACTCTTTGCACTTGTTAAAGTCGTTCTCTTAACTAGTGATTTTCCTTAACTGGACATAATCTCAAAGGATACATTCTGAAATCAGACACCTAGAGgacaaacattaaaaacattctcTTGGGTTTAAAGTTTCCCCACACCTTCTAGATTTGCATAGTAGAGCCCAGCTTTATCTCTAAGAAGCATGCTGTATTTTCTGACTTGTTTCTTTGAGAAGGAAGACTTATTACCCAGGGACAGTCATAATTTTAGCTTACCAAATTATATTCTAGTTGTTTTATTATATACTCTTAATTAATTCcaagtaggtttttaaaataatctaaaacttCTCAAAACCTATTTCTTTATAAGTACTACTGACCATTATCCTTCCAGGATCCCCTGAATTAAAGTGAATATAGTCCAGCTTTACAGTGTACAAAGCCCTACAGAGACGGGGCcgggagaagggggtgggaagaggtggggccCGTTTGTATCATGCCATGGAGAAACTGTCCCGAATAGGGGAGAAGATTCTTTGTAAAAATGAGTCTttaagggaaggggaaaaatagaaaaaaaactagtctttaaaaagacaagaaacaTATCAGTCTAGTAACACAGTCTCCTGTTCCTTTTTGATGGCCGCTAACACCGGGTGGTCAGGGTCAGTCACTTCTGAGTCCCCACTGCCCAGAAGGACTGACCGCCCCTCATCCAGGGCAAACACATCTGAGTTCTGGTTCTGGCAGGAGTGTTTGACCACCTCATTGGGTGTGGAGAACGTCTTGTCACACAGGTTGCACTTGTAGGGCTTGTTGGCCTGCACCAGCATATTGTCCATCTGGCTGCCCTCCTCAAACGTGCAGAGCTCTAGAGTCTGCTTGTCCACCATGGTGTAGGTGTCGATGCTCTGGTTGAGGCACACGTGGCGTGCGGCCTGGTTGGCCCTGCAGAAGCTCTTGTCGCAGGTGCTGCACTTGAAGGGTTTGcctgtgtgaatgtacatgtgcTCACGCCAGTGGCTTTTCTGGATGAACTTGCGGCCGCAGATCGTGCACTCGTACTTGCGCCTCTTCACTTCCCTCTCTTGGTCTGCCTGCTCCAGGTTGTCGATGTCCGCAATGTCTGAGGGCGGTGGTGTCTCCGACTGTTGCTGCCCATCAATGATGGGGGAATCGGAGATGTGCTGCAGCTCACTGTCGCTGATCATCCCCGCCTCCGGTACTTCCAGAGCATCCTTGCCCAGGTCGGCTGCATTGCTGCAGAGCGACAGGGGCCCTCGGCCTTCCCCAGGCGGGCCTGCTGTGAAGGGTACCCCGGTGTGGATCTGCAGGTGCTCCCGCAGGCTGCTGCGCAGTGTGAAGCGACGGCCGCACAGGTGGCAGGCATAGTACTTGGGGAAGCTTCCATTCCTCTTCATGATGCTTGGCTTTACGTGGGCAATCGTAAGGGATGATGGCTGCTCGTCCGAGGAAGAGGCCTCCAGGTTAGTCTCCTccccaggaggagggggaggaacagGTGTGGAGACAAGTTCAGGTGACAGCGAGGTCTGCAGGGGGTCGGCGGGAGTCATGTTTGTCCGATTCACCTGGGCCAGGTTTGAAGTCAGCTGGGACAGCTGCGAGGTCTCTGGCACAGGCTCCTGGTTCATCCTGGATGCCTGTGGCCTAGGCTCCCGTCCAAGTTTCTCAGGCCCCAAATTCATCTTGGTGGCTTGTCTCAGCTGGTGGTCTGCAATTTGAATGCCGTACAAGGATGAGGCCAGCGGGAAGACTTGCTCAGGATGGGAAAAGGTGCCTTGGCTGGCAAGGCTGGCTTCCTGGATGAGGGGGTATGCGTGCAGGAATTTGATCCCTTGCTCCAAGCGCACAGGGTCGATGAGCTGTGGGGCCATCTTCCCGGTGTACATCAGGTGGAGCAGATAGCTGAATATGTCAGGCTGTATGTCAGTGGGCTTCAGGCGGACACATTCACTGAAAGAAAGTAGAGAGCCATGAGGAAGCACCAGCCTCCGATTTCATGGAAACAAAGCCTGAAGAACAGCTTAGACACTCCAACCCAAATGACCTCGATGGCTGACTGAGCTTCGTCACAGACCCAATGAAGAGCTCAGCAGAACAAGTACGGTAAGTAAAAGAATGTAATCTGATTAGAAAGACTTTAAGGCTGTAAGGTGACACAAGAGGGTTTGACAGTCCAACAATGTTTACGAGCAGGACCTCTCTGAGTTAGGAGGCTTTCCCAGCCACCTTCCCAGTGTTGCACGGGAAGCAGCCTGGGGCTTTACCACCTTTCTAGTGACTGCCTGTAATCCTTACTTTACAGGTGGTGAGACTCATGGTGCACCTAACAGTTGGTGAGTGGCAGGGCCAGGCCTACATAATTCCAGAGCCACATGGAGGTCCTCCAGAGCAGCTGCAGGCCACGTGGTAAAGCACCTGCAGGCATGGTGGTCAGCTGCTTGTCTACCTTTTAGACTGACGTCACTTCAGAAACAGTGTCCCCTAAAGGATGCTTCAGAGCTTAGAGTGAAGGAAGAAGTGGGGACTCTCCTCAGACCATCACTACTGAGAGAACTTCTAACATCTCCCGAGGCCAATGAGATACACATCTCTGAAGTGCAGGAGGCATACAAGATCATCcatgatttttaaagatatttttggcAGGTTTAGCAATTATGTTCACCATTTAAATCATCTTTCTCCATACTAAAATATTAATAGCATACCCCATCTTCTAAACTTACAcagagggatgaggcaggaggattgtccgaacttcaaggccagcctagctaCAGTGcaagacaaaggaaaaaggaaaaagaaaaaagaaaaaagaaaaaaggctaacATGATTTTAAGGTTGATTTCTAGACTTCTGACCAGACATATGGACCTGGATGGCTATCAAGGTGTATATTTCATGAAGACTTAGACTCCATACACTTAACTACAAAATACCAGAGTCAAGCATAAAACCCAGCACCCAGTGCCAGTATGACAGTTCCTATGTTTACttagtcttttctttcttactctgtctgagacaaggtttcctttataggtcaggctggcctggagctcagagatccacctcctgCTTCCCAGTGTTGGAACTAAAGGGGCGTGGAGCCACTGCCATCATCAGGCAGAGGCTCAGAACTCAGAGACCTAGGCCCCCAGAGATGTGTATTTCTCCaggagatggatggatgtggtgctcaagggaggggggaagtacaGTCGGGGCTTCCTTCCAGCATTTCCAGTCCTACCCAGCTGAGCCCCTTTCCAGAGGGCTTTGTAGTTGCTCGCTGTGGTTGGACAGCCCATTCTATTGATTGCTTGGAAGTCGTTGCTGACAGTAAGCCTCTACAATTTTAAACAAGTGTGTGTAATTCCTGACGGTGCAAGGACAGAACCAGGAGGCCAGTAAGTACTACATACACTTCAGCCAGGCTGAGGAGTGAGCGCTGGGCTGCTGGCTCAGCAGCACTGATGGAACACTACAGGTAGGAAGCTGGGAGTCCCTGTGGTAGCCCAgcaagcacatgtgtacacacacacacacacacacacacacacacacacacacacacacacacacacgtagtttCTTCTGTGACTTTCAGCTACTGCAATCCTGTGCTCCTTTTCCTCGGGGCTGGTTGGACTGCTCCTTCTTCCTATCCACTTAATGTGACAGGGGCGCGACCGTCACTTCTTTTCTACAATACACACAAGCAGTCCCACCTAAGCTCCGAGGTGCACACAGCTGCCAGGCAGGAGAATGGCAAAGGGTGGGTTAGCACAGTCACAAACAGTGATTCCAAGGTCAGTTTCTCCTTCACTAGAATTCTAGGGTGAGAGTTTTAAAtaatgttaaacatttttttaaaaatggagacagggtttcaataTGAAGACCAGGCCAGTCTTGacctcacagtgatccacctgccgcTGCCTCTGGAGTACTAGATTAAAGAAAGGCACGGCCACCACAGTCAGCAGTTATTCTTAGCAAGTTTTACTCTTCAGTGCTTAGTCTACAGAgaaaagatagagagagacaccTAGTGGTGACTGAAGGACAGAAACTTCTCATCTTCGCCTAGAGGTAGGTCAGGCGCCTGAGGCTGCAGGAGGAGCTGCTTAAGCACTGCTCTCTGCTGTCTGTGACCGTGAACCTGAAGTCTGCACACAGCTGTGTACTGGGGTGTGCTCAGATACAAAGACACCCCTGTTAGAAAGATCTTTGTTCACTGCCCTATATGTAAAGAAAGGACATGTCTTGCACCTAATTAAAAACCCATTACATCGTTTTTTACATTTCCAAATTGCAGACATTTCTTTTCCAAGATCAGTTAGTTCACTTGTTGAGATTAGTTGCTGCCAAACCCACCTTTAGCATATCGATGTTAAAGGACGGGGAGTCTACGTATGAATTtgctttgagatggggtcttggcTAGTCTGGACCTGACAactctgctgcctcagcctcccgcgAGCTAGGATCACAGGAATACATCTCGCATGCCCTGCTCAGAGGAATCATTCCCAGCCCTCTAAGATGACAACTCACTGCTAAGGCCCCTGCTCCTGGCCTTCCTGCTCCTACAGATGTTTTCCAGGTGGCTCTTTGATGCCTTGCCACCCTCAGTGGTGTGTGCCCTGTGGTGTCTCAGATCTGTAAATCTCACTGCTTGGCCACtgtaggagagggaaggagggagtctCCAGGTGGCACTCACAAGGGAGCGGAGGGTGAGTGCGCAGAGCACAACTTAGAGTGAGCACTGCGCTCCTGAAGGGCACAACAGTCATCCTGGACTGATGACCAGGATGAGGGCAGGGAAAGGTGGGGAGTGGGCAGTGGGTAGTGCTCCACTGTGGGAAGTTGTGGACAATGGGTGGTTACAAAATGGGAGTGAGCACGTGAGGCCAGGGCAATGGGACATGTGCTGAAGAGCCATGGCCTAGGATAGATGGGATATGATCGGAAATGGATCTGAAGCCTGGCCTACTTGAAGATGAAAACAGGCAAGCCAGGAGTCTTTGGAGAGACCCTTTCAGTTCAGTTTTAGTCCCGCCCAATGAGAGAAACAGAGTGAGCACAGTCAGGTCTAAAGGACCAGCAGGCAGCCAGGGTGGAGTTCTGTAACTAGAAATAGAATGATGGAGGCCAGAGCTGAAACTAACAAGCTTCCACCTGCCAAGGAAAGGGAGATGACCTGCTCCACACAGACAATGTGCAAAGACAGCAAGGGCTCAGGAGGCCCCAGGCTGGAGGCCCTGGTGCCCCGTGAAGAACAAAAGACATTTGGTACAGTGAGGgctgaggaggacaggaggatggCCTGCAAGAGGGCAGTGTTCTGGTGGAGAGATGTCCTTTGGAACATGACTGCAGTAGAGAGAGGAAACCACAGCACAGTGGACTGGAAGAGTATGGGATGAGCAGAGCTGTCAAAGGCACAGGTGCCCTTTCAAGAAGAACAGAGAACTGGGCAGGATTCCCTGGCTGGCCAGGTCAAGGGCAGTCTTCTGCCCAGagtaggcagggggtggggtggggtgagggtcaGGATGGTGAAGAGTAGAGTAAGATGGAGAGattggaggaagggagaaggagagaggagatagggagaggagagggggggggggaaggggagaggggagaggggagggggggggggggaggggagaggggagaggggagaggggagattgTTTTCCTCACATACCCAGAGATTCCTTTCCCTAAAATATTTAggagaaatcagaagaaaagaaatcagcaaaGACAGAGTTTTGCATTACAAAAGAGGGAACAGGAAATCTGAGCCCTCCAGCTTTTCACTTAAAACTAAGTATTCAAAGGGGAATCAGGGGATTGGGCTTGGAGGAGCAGGAGGTGAGACTCAGGCAGGAAGGCAGTTTGGAGGAGGGGCTGGGTGGGGCCAGACTAGGTAGGTGATTCTCGAGTGCTAATGAAAGCATTGGTAACCGAGAAAGGCAGAGGCTAGGCTGGTGGGGTAACTAGGGAGTGGGGTGGGTGCCTAGAtcctgggagaggcagagagatccaTGGTCTGAAGGAAGGCAAAGTGGGAAGAGGAGCCCAGCGTCAGGAGGTCTACAGCCCTTAGATTATCAACCGCTTTAGTTACCTGGTCTGATGGACAAACAACATCTTAAAGTAATTGGAGAATGAAGCGAGAACGGATTTGTGTGCCTTGAAGTACACATCGCCGATTGCAACCGTGCAGTCACACAGGAACCCAAACTCCCGCTGAGCGTTTAACTGCTGCAGTAGAATAAGTCCATGGTTGGTcaaatccatttttttaaaaaatctgcaaagtaaacaatttcatttttaagaaaaggtGTTCCACAAATAAGAATGTGTCCTAATGTTCCCAGCTAACATGTCACCAAGGCTAACATGTCAAGTCCGTTAAACATGGAACATATACCAATTCACTGTATTGCTCAACAGTCCCTGGAACAGGACCTATTTTCAGATGTGTCCTCTAGGGCAACTCAGGAGGTGTAACCTGCCCAGGCTGGAAATAAACCCAGGCAGTGTCCCTCCAAGAATCAGCCCTTTAAGGGTCCCCAAACACTAAAGATTCCTGAGAATCTGCCCAGTCTTTCACCAAGACTCTTCCTCAACTACCGGCAGTCCACAAAGGCTTGCATAACCATTAGCAATGAAGCTGGGCCTCCCTTCTGCGGAGGAGAAAAGAGATTTTGAGACTTGCAGGTAAGTTGCCCCAGGCCTTCAGGGAAAGCAGAGGAGTTCACATTTAAATTTGAATGCGCCTACTTCAAATTCGGAGATTTACATTACTCCGTCCCCTACCAAGTCCAGGGGGCCATCTGTTTACTGTAAGAAGCTGCCTGAGCCTGCTAGGCTCCTGAATCCCTAGATGGCTCTCTTTCCTCAAGCACACCAGGAAAGCACACTGCAGGGAGCAGCATGGCTTTCCCcaagagccagagccaggctACGAAGTGCAGTCCTCTCCAGCAGCGCCCAGAAAACAGCAGCATCAGGtggaaaacaagacagaaatagAAGTCTGCAgccagaaagagaagaagcaaacTGATAATGTACAGAATCCAAGGAATTTATACAGAAGCCTCCATAAGTAATAAAGTCTGGTAAGGTATAAGAAGCATCAAGAAACAGAACTCCCAAACCCTAATGTAATTTCACCCACTAGCGCTGAACATGGAAACGAGAAACAACACCATCACAATGAAACAATAGGACACACAAGTAAACATACCAAGGCGTGCGGAGTtagatggaaaaatataaaatgctaaaTCTCAAATCTACACAGACAAATTTGCATGAAAACATGTGGATAGGCAAACAAAGAAAGTACAATGTCTTCAGCTAAGAACCAACAGGTGGGGAGTCAGGCCTCTGCACGCACCCCAAGATGTGGTGGCAGCACAGAGCTCCAGGAAGAGATGGGCTGTACTTCAACAGAACCTGGGGAGGGGGCTGGCCCACAGAAGGATGCAGGAGGGATGTTTGACACAGACAGCATACATTACTCCCAGACGGTGCTGGACCAGCTGAACCTCAGAAGGCAAGACAGAAAGACCCTTGAGTAAGTCTCATGCTCTCTTACGAACACACTAAAAATGACTCCTGGCCTTAAGCAGAAGgcacacacaacaaaaggagtttagaaaaaaacaaaaccttagggATCTGCAGAAGGGGAAGAGGTAAGTCAGACTTGGTGAAATTTCAAGTGTGGGCTCTGGGAAGTGCTCTGCTAAGGATGGACAGGTAGCTAAGGACTAGGAGAACACATCTGGAACTTCGCAACTCCTCAGAGTGTCAGTACttggaaagtaaagaaaaaaaccctgaaatatacaaaacaaactgGGAAGCATGATGGGCTTTCAGAGGTCACCACAAGGGAAAGAAGTGGTAAGAGGCCAGACAGTGTTCAGTACTGCTGTCCCCAGGGAAACAATGTCAGCATGGTCACATCTCACATCACTTGACtcatgctgctgtgtgtgtgtgtgggggatggtaCAGCTGGCCTGGAGACTACAGACAGCTCAATGGCTACTCTGATACGTTTATTCCATGAAACAAAAATGTACTTTTACACAAAATTGTACACTGATGTCTGTAGTGACTTTACCAGAAACAACCCAGCTGTCCTTCAGTTGCTGGATAGTTAGGCTGTGGAACGAACCACTTAGTCATCGGAAGAGACGAACCACAGCTGGCCGTGGTGGCCAACAcactaatcccagcattcagaaggctgaggactgggagtgtgaggtcagcctgggctacattgagactctgtctccagaacaaaaccaaaacaaaacaaatcaaccatTGCAAACAAAAGCTAGAAGAGTGAATGACGCTCACCGAAATACGGCAAAGAACAAACTCACTGATGCATTCTTTAATAGACTAGGCATGGAATTTAGAGAAATGGAGAACAGACATGTCATGGTGAAGAGAAACAGGTGGGTATTGCTACAAAGGGAATGAGGACACCTGTGGTGACAGAGATGtctcacagatgccatgtggcaaGGTCAGTATTTTAGTGGGCATATGGTACAGCCCAGCCCATACAGTGTCTCCTAACTGAACGTGAAGGGCAACAGCAGCGTTTCTCAGAGCAGCAGCTAGGAGGCGTGACATTAGCCGTGGTAGATTTGAAGTGTTGCACACCAGGGCTTCACTGCAGCCATGGTTGGGATTCATAGCAGGAGTGCTTCCTGTAGCAAAGGTAAGGCCTAAAGCGCCTCAGCTCAGATGTATGGCCACTCCATGATATAAACTGCAGTGTCTGCTTTTACAGAAACGTGCGGTTTAATCAGGAAACATGATTTAGTGTTTTCTGCCAGGGCCTCAGCATCTAAGTAACAGGTTACTGTATCTCTAGATTGTCAGTACACTTTAGAATGCAAGActgtaaaacaaaaacactcGGTTTGTgtgcaaaacaaaaaccaaacaaacaaaacctcataaGTTTACCCTGAGATTATGACAGAACTTCCTATAGTTTCTAAAATGGCTCTAAGTATACTTCGCTATTTCTCACTTGGGGAAGTGGCACTCACAGTACTGACAATTATAAAGTCAAAATACTGACAAACTCAGAAAAACATCGAGGCTGTTCTTCCTCCTTCAGTACCAAAGGTTAGAGCAGCCGGCTCCCTCTCGTCTGTGATAGTGGCTGTTGTGCTATTAGCACCTCTCATACACTGCATTTTATTTCACATTAGCAAGGCATCTGAGGTATGGCTCCCACACCTTAAATCAAGGAAATGGCAAGAGAAGTTAGGTAGCTTGCTCGGACCTCAAAACAGTAAGTTAGGGAGTAGGGTCAACCTGATCTCcttgctttctgtttgctttttgaaaaaaacTCTTAGTGTTGTATGGCTCAAGTTTGCCTTGAAATTGtgttcctcttgcctcagtctttttttttttttttttttttttttttttttgggctgggggccgaacccagggccttaagcgctctaccactgagctaaatccccaaccccctgacattGCTATTTGGTTTAAATAAAGAGGTAGTATTTTTAAGAGTGATTTTAAGTGTGTACACTTGTTATAATAGTATGCAATAGTAAGACGGTATGACACATGAAGGTGCATGCTGCCCCTGCACATGTATCAGCAcactcattttctgtctctgcctttctctcagtTCTGGGGAGAAAACTAGGACTTGGCACATGTAGTAGGTGagtactctactactgagccacactaCCCAAGATCTACACTACTACTTTTTGAGGAATCCCTGCTAATATTTGCTAATTTTACTTCCTGTGATATGAATGACATTTAATAACATGACACATATATTAACTCTCTGTTTTTCATGAACTTTATCCATTTGATTCCTATAAAAaaatgtagaccaagttggccttgaactgacagagCTCTCCTGCTGcgtgcctctgcttctcaagagTTGAGTTTAAAGGTATGAGCCCTCATGCCTTCTATTTCCTTCtgattttatttagtgtgtgtgtgcctgtgtgcacaccaCAGCACTGTGTGCAGGGAACAGGACAACTTTGGAGAGTAAGTCCTCTCCATGTGGGGTTTGGAGGATTCAACTCAGGTCACCTgccttggtagcaagtgcctctctctgcccactgagccatcttgcgcCCCTTAGGACACACACTACATCAGGAAGGTTAAGAACTAGATGGGAAAGACTAGATGGGAAAtgagctttctcttttcttttctttctttctcttttgagatagggtctagtGTAGCCTACACTAGCCTTGAGTTCTGGACTGCTCAGCCCCTCTTTAAATGCTTGGATTGtaggtgtgcagcaccatgcctggctatgaAAAGCAGAGCAAATAATACACTTTCATGACATTAAATAGCTACCCAGCTCTCAC
Encoded proteins:
- the Zbtb2 gene encoding zinc finger and BTB domain-containing protein 2, whose translation is MDLTNHGLILLQQLNAQREFGFLCDCTVAIGDVYFKAHKSVLASFSNYFKMLFVHQTSECVRLKPTDIQPDIFSYLLHLMYTGKMAPQLIDPVRLEQGIKFLHAYPLIQEASLASQGTFSHPEQVFPLASSLYGIQIADHQLRQATKMNLGPEKLGREPRPQASRMNQEPVPETSQLSQLTSNLAQVNRTNMTPADPLQTSLSPELVSTPVPPPPPGEETNLEASSSDEQPSSLTIAHVKPSIMKRNGSFPKYYACHLCGRRFTLRSSLREHLQIHTGVPFTAGPPGEGRGPLSLCSNAADLGKDALEVPEAGMISDSELQHISDSPIIDGQQQSETPPPSDIADIDNLEQADQEREVKRRKYECTICGRKFIQKSHWREHMYIHTGKPFKCSTCDKSFCRANQAARHVCLNQSIDTYTMVDKQTLELCTFEEGSQMDNMLVQANKPYKCNLCDKTFSTPNEVVKHSCQNQNSDVFALDEGRSVLLGSGDSEVTDPDHPVLAAIKKEQETVLLD